The following are encoded in a window of Mycobacterium vicinigordonae genomic DNA:
- a CDS encoding lipase family protein, translating into MTFVSLAVVAFSGFCGVDATPTAHADESQYQEFYTPPDPLPAGVPGDVIRSEPSRLVLEPSGQLGALMAAGTRLMYRSTDTRGNPVAVTGTYLEPENPWPGNGPRPLIAFGTLPYGLGEQCAPSRLFNQGIHASVGNSGFDLMFNFEETFIATMVARGFAIVVTDYEGLGVPGKIQPFMNRVSQGHVLIDAARAAMRLPGTSLNHQGPVAFWGYSQGGEASASAAELAPSYAPDLDVVGAWAGAPPADLSQIMPFADGSMLVGSLGYLLNGVAAAYPEVAGPLMGTLTERGVELVQRTQVMCLVETIASFGFRHIAPYFNTDLGELMGSSPLKEILAAQRLGTLKPTAPVFIDSNRYDPFVPWAGAKQLGLDWCAKGADVEFWTNEQPPFLNKTDTNHLLTYFVDGERSMQWIADRFNRVPTTPNCSAIEGQ; encoded by the coding sequence ATGACATTCGTGTCTTTGGCGGTTGTCGCTTTCAGTGGGTTCTGCGGCGTCGACGCGACGCCGACCGCACATGCCGATGAGTCCCAGTACCAGGAGTTCTACACGCCACCCGACCCCCTCCCCGCGGGTGTACCCGGTGATGTAATCCGAAGTGAGCCTAGCAGATTGGTACTGGAGCCATCTGGGCAGCTAGGTGCGCTCATGGCGGCCGGGACACGTCTCATGTACCGCAGCACCGATACTCGCGGGAATCCGGTGGCCGTCACCGGCACGTACCTCGAGCCGGAAAACCCGTGGCCCGGCAACGGACCGCGTCCCCTCATCGCGTTCGGGACGTTGCCGTACGGCCTCGGGGAGCAATGTGCCCCATCCCGATTGTTCAATCAGGGGATACACGCTTCGGTAGGCAATTCAGGTTTCGATCTGATGTTCAACTTTGAAGAGACCTTCATCGCGACGATGGTCGCACGCGGATTTGCGATTGTGGTGACCGACTATGAGGGGCTTGGAGTCCCAGGCAAGATACAACCTTTCATGAACCGGGTTTCCCAGGGCCACGTCCTCATCGATGCGGCGCGGGCAGCTATGCGACTTCCGGGTACTTCCCTTAACCACCAAGGGCCGGTGGCATTTTGGGGCTATTCGCAAGGAGGCGAAGCGTCTGCCTCGGCCGCCGAGCTGGCCCCCTCGTATGCCCCGGACCTCGACGTGGTGGGCGCCTGGGCCGGTGCACCCCCTGCTGATTTGTCCCAGATCATGCCCTTCGCCGACGGCAGCATGCTGGTGGGTTCCTTGGGTTATCTACTTAACGGCGTCGCCGCGGCGTATCCCGAGGTAGCCGGTCCGCTCATGGGCACCCTGACCGAACGTGGTGTCGAACTCGTCCAGCGCACTCAGGTGATGTGTCTGGTCGAAACAATTGCCAGCTTCGGATTTCGCCATATCGCACCGTATTTCAACACCGACCTCGGCGAGCTGATGGGGTCCTCGCCGCTCAAGGAAATCCTCGCCGCCCAGCGCCTGGGAACCCTGAAGCCAACCGCGCCGGTGTTCATCGACTCCAACCGCTACGACCCGTTCGTTCCGTGGGCTGGGGCCAAGCAGCTCGGCCTCGACTGGTGTGCCAAAGGCGCCGACGTGGAGTTCTGGACGAACGAGCAGCCGCCATTCCTCAACAAGACGGACACCAATCACCTGCTGACCTACTTTGTCGACGGCGAGAGGTCCATGCAGTGGATTGCCGACCGGTTCAACCGGGTCCCGACCACGCCGAACTGCTCGGCGATCGAGGGCCAGTGA
- a CDS encoding helix-turn-helix transcriptional regulator translates to MTLTGAGGVGKTRMALEVARDVQRAFHDGTWFVELAALQDAALVADAVADALGVIKHTTRSPLLQLQRHLENKHLLVILDNCEHLSDSCAQLVSALLRTSPNLHILVTSRHSLGVFGEQIFTVPPMSTPSSATDLDASSLDRFDSVALLCARASDCGSGFVVTDENSRLVARLCERLDGIPLAIELAAARLRTLTVADVLERLDRRFQLLTAGDSSALPRHQTLQALIDWSHALCSTSEQRLWAQLSVFAGSFDLAAVETVCDGPDFAADELVDLVDALVRKSILIAEPGRDRKRYRLLETVREHGAARLATADRDRLEEAHREYFCAVAQRSLAEWCGPEQADWLVRLREDFANLRSALDSYLESGFVNEACALASALQWYWIAGGNIGEGRRWLGEALRIADARPASLAQGRAMWVDAYLALLRGELADAQSRLDQVEHLDRGFQMPAGAVAQLRGMAALFHGDLVRARGHYENALADYEERDDGVAALYMLFQLAVVYVFAGNHDKAAALCELSIRLSGRYGDRWGASYTLWALALNKWTVGDYRGAEQLARESLKVKQEYGDHLGVAHMVEMLSWIAVSDRRFEDGARLQGEANAVWDSLGTSMGRFGRHLAECHLSTEASLRQALGVRVADSLIGAGNQIPGGALALGTDRPPDAAEPAVPARLTPREIEVATLVARGMTNREIGVQLVLSSRTIDSHVQHILTKLGFNGRSQIAGWVVGQQKLDAV, encoded by the coding sequence ATGACGTTGACGGGCGCTGGTGGGGTCGGAAAGACGCGGATGGCCCTTGAAGTCGCCCGCGATGTGCAGCGCGCATTCCACGACGGCACGTGGTTCGTCGAATTGGCGGCTTTGCAGGATGCTGCATTGGTGGCTGACGCGGTGGCCGACGCATTGGGGGTGATCAAGCACACCACGCGGTCGCCGCTGCTGCAGCTACAACGTCACCTGGAGAACAAACATCTTCTGGTCATCCTGGATAACTGCGAGCATCTCAGTGACTCGTGCGCGCAATTAGTCAGTGCGCTGCTGCGCACGTCACCGAACTTGCACATCCTGGTCACCAGTCGTCATTCGCTTGGTGTGTTCGGGGAACAGATCTTCACGGTGCCGCCCATGTCGACACCCAGTTCGGCCACCGATCTCGACGCGTCGTCGTTAGATCGTTTCGATTCGGTGGCGCTGCTGTGTGCCCGCGCCTCCGATTGCGGGTCGGGGTTCGTGGTCACCGACGAGAACAGCAGGTTGGTGGCTCGGCTGTGTGAACGTCTCGACGGCATACCGTTGGCTATCGAACTCGCGGCCGCGCGGCTGCGAACGCTCACTGTTGCCGATGTCCTGGAGCGACTGGACCGTCGGTTTCAGTTGCTTACCGCCGGCGACAGCTCGGCTCTACCGCGACATCAGACACTGCAGGCGCTGATCGACTGGAGTCATGCGCTGTGCTCAACGAGCGAGCAACGGTTATGGGCGCAATTGTCGGTGTTCGCCGGCAGCTTCGACCTGGCTGCCGTAGAAACAGTATGCGACGGACCGGATTTCGCCGCCGACGAACTTGTCGACCTTGTTGATGCGCTGGTCCGTAAGTCGATTCTGATCGCGGAGCCCGGTAGGGATCGTAAACGATATCGGCTATTGGAAACCGTTCGCGAACATGGCGCGGCGCGGCTTGCGACAGCCGACCGCGATCGCCTCGAGGAGGCACACCGCGAATACTTTTGCGCGGTTGCGCAGCGCAGCCTCGCCGAATGGTGCGGACCCGAACAAGCGGACTGGCTGGTCCGGCTTCGGGAAGACTTCGCCAACCTACGTAGCGCGCTTGACAGCTATTTGGAATCGGGATTCGTCAACGAGGCATGTGCGTTGGCCTCAGCGCTGCAATGGTATTGGATTGCCGGGGGCAACATCGGTGAAGGTCGCCGTTGGCTCGGTGAGGCACTGCGGATCGCCGACGCCAGACCCGCGAGCCTTGCACAGGGCCGCGCCATGTGGGTCGACGCGTACCTGGCGCTGCTACGAGGGGAGCTGGCAGACGCCCAAAGCCGACTCGATCAAGTCGAACATCTTGATCGGGGCTTTCAGATGCCGGCCGGCGCAGTGGCGCAACTGCGTGGCATGGCTGCCCTGTTCCACGGCGATCTGGTACGCGCGCGTGGACACTACGAAAACGCGCTGGCCGATTATGAAGAACGCGACGATGGTGTGGCCGCACTGTACATGTTGTTTCAACTGGCCGTGGTCTACGTGTTCGCCGGGAACCACGACAAAGCCGCTGCGCTCTGCGAACTTTCAATTCGGCTGAGCGGGCGGTACGGCGACCGATGGGGCGCGTCGTACACGCTGTGGGCACTGGCGTTGAACAAGTGGACCGTTGGCGACTACCGCGGTGCGGAACAACTGGCCCGGGAAAGCCTCAAGGTGAAACAAGAGTACGGGGATCACCTTGGCGTCGCGCATATGGTCGAGATGCTTTCGTGGATCGCGGTGTCCGACCGACGTTTCGAGGACGGCGCGCGTCTGCAGGGTGAGGCCAATGCGGTGTGGGACAGCCTGGGAACGTCGATGGGCAGGTTTGGCAGGCACTTGGCCGAATGCCATCTGAGTACCGAGGCAAGCCTTCGCCAGGCGCTTGGCGTGCGAGTGGCGGATTCCCTGATCGGGGCCGGGAACCAGATCCCCGGCGGTGCCCTCGCCCTGGGTACCGACAGGCCACCCGACGCTGCCGAGCCAGCAGTCCCCGCGCGGCTGACCCCGCGGGAAATCGAGGTCGCCACCCTCGTGGCGCGTGGCATGACCAACCGCGAAATCGGCGTTCAACTGGTGTTGTCCAGCCGCACCATCGATAGTCATGTACAGCACATCCTGACCAAACTCGGATTCAACGGACGCAGCCAGATTGCGGGCTGGGTTGTCGGCCAACAAAAGCTCGATGCAGTGTGA
- a CDS encoding bifunctional salicylyl-CoA 5-hydroxylase/oxidoreductase, translating into MQIAIIGGGPGGLYFAALVKQLNPHHQVTVWERNAADDTFGFGVVFSDETLDGIALADTAVYRQMEREFARWEDIDIHLRGTAHTSGGHGFAAMSRKRLLCILQARCHELGVQVHFNREAPPVEELMATADLVVAADGVNSATRNRYSDEFGTTLENGKNKYIWLGTDRVFEAFTFVIREESCGVMQVHAYPYGPDGSTVIVEMRDEVWRRGGFDQSPDHPLAPGESDERSISMLGGVLGDVIGDHRVLLNNSRWSNFTTVRNRVWRHGNLVLLGDAAHTAHFSIGSGTKLAMEDALTLAACLHEHPELEDVLQSYESERRPVVESTQRAAQASLEWFENIAQYVHQDPRQFAFNILTRSRRITHENLRTRDPRFTEHTEVWYAEEQVRQHHHDEPAFVSPPMFQPYSVRGLRLKNRVLVSSMDMYCSANGVPGDFHLVHLGSKALGGAALVMTEMVCVSPIGRITPGCAGLYTAEQERSWRRIVDFVHAQSDAKIGVQLGHSGRKGSTRVMWEGIDEPLSAGNWRIIAPSPLKYGPDNQTPREVTRADLDQIAEQFVDAAAAAARAGFDLLELHCAHGYLLSSFLSPLSNIRTDEYGGCLDNRLRFPLRVFDAVRDVWPSERPMSVRISATDWAPGGIGIDDAVEVARAFAEHGADIINVSTGQVVKDEAPAYGRSYQTPFADRIRNEVGSAYRTGVVAVGAISSYDDANSVLLAGRADLVAIGRTHLYDPHWTLHAAADQDYSGPGSDWIEQFKAGSRKPPTGNTEKPRPRLELMRNNIASPPPRRWTPATMSSS; encoded by the coding sequence GTGCAAATCGCGATAATCGGCGGGGGACCCGGTGGCCTGTACTTTGCCGCCTTGGTCAAACAACTGAATCCGCATCACCAGGTGACGGTCTGGGAGCGCAACGCTGCCGACGACACTTTCGGCTTCGGAGTAGTGTTCAGCGATGAGACGCTCGACGGTATCGCACTGGCCGACACCGCGGTTTATCGGCAGATGGAGCGTGAATTCGCCCGATGGGAAGACATCGATATTCATCTACGGGGTACCGCCCACACCTCCGGTGGTCACGGATTCGCGGCCATGAGCCGCAAGCGACTGTTGTGCATCTTGCAGGCGCGCTGCCATGAACTTGGCGTGCAGGTGCACTTCAACCGGGAGGCTCCGCCTGTCGAAGAACTCATGGCCACAGCCGATTTGGTGGTCGCAGCCGATGGTGTCAATTCCGCGACACGGAACCGCTATTCCGACGAGTTCGGGACGACGCTGGAAAACGGCAAGAACAAGTACATCTGGCTGGGTACCGACAGGGTGTTCGAGGCCTTCACCTTCGTCATTCGTGAAGAATCCTGCGGGGTAATGCAGGTGCACGCCTATCCCTATGGGCCGGACGGGAGCACCGTCATCGTCGAGATGCGTGACGAAGTCTGGCGCCGTGGCGGATTCGACCAGTCGCCCGATCACCCACTCGCGCCAGGCGAGAGCGACGAACGTTCGATTTCGATGCTCGGCGGTGTGCTCGGGGACGTCATCGGAGATCACCGCGTACTACTCAACAACTCCCGCTGGTCTAACTTCACGACCGTGCGCAATCGCGTTTGGCGGCACGGCAATCTCGTACTGCTGGGCGACGCCGCCCACACCGCCCACTTCTCCATCGGGTCGGGTACGAAACTGGCCATGGAAGATGCGTTGACGCTGGCCGCCTGCCTGCACGAACATCCGGAGCTCGAAGACGTCCTGCAATCCTATGAGTCGGAGCGCAGGCCAGTCGTCGAATCCACCCAACGCGCGGCTCAAGCCAGCCTGGAGTGGTTCGAAAACATTGCGCAGTACGTTCACCAGGATCCGCGTCAGTTTGCTTTCAATATCCTGACACGGAGTCGTCGCATCACCCACGAGAACCTGCGAACAAGAGACCCTCGATTCACCGAACACACGGAGGTCTGGTACGCCGAAGAACAAGTGCGCCAGCACCATCACGACGAGCCGGCATTCGTCAGCCCGCCGATGTTCCAGCCGTACAGTGTGCGCGGACTGAGGTTGAAAAATCGGGTGCTGGTCTCCTCAATGGATATGTATTGTTCGGCTAACGGTGTTCCGGGTGACTTTCACCTCGTCCATCTGGGCAGCAAGGCGCTCGGAGGAGCGGCGCTGGTAATGACCGAGATGGTGTGCGTGTCTCCGATCGGGCGGATCACACCGGGATGCGCCGGTCTCTATACAGCAGAGCAGGAGAGGTCGTGGCGGCGAATCGTCGACTTCGTTCATGCGCAGAGTGACGCGAAAATCGGTGTGCAACTAGGTCATTCCGGCCGTAAGGGATCCACAAGAGTGATGTGGGAGGGTATCGATGAGCCCCTGTCGGCAGGAAACTGGCGGATCATCGCACCCTCGCCGTTGAAGTACGGACCCGACAACCAAACGCCTCGGGAAGTTACCCGCGCCGATCTCGACCAAATTGCAGAACAATTCGTAGATGCTGCCGCTGCGGCCGCTCGCGCGGGCTTCGATCTACTGGAATTGCATTGTGCCCACGGCTATCTGCTTTCGTCATTCCTTTCCCCGCTCTCGAACATTCGCACTGACGAGTACGGTGGATGCTTGGACAACCGACTACGCTTCCCGCTGCGCGTTTTCGACGCTGTCCGCGATGTCTGGCCATCGGAACGCCCCATGTCGGTGCGGATTTCAGCGACCGATTGGGCACCCGGAGGAATCGGGATAGACGACGCCGTAGAGGTGGCACGTGCTTTTGCCGAACATGGCGCGGACATTATCAACGTCTCGACTGGCCAAGTGGTTAAGGACGAAGCACCTGCATACGGGCGGAGCTACCAGACACCTTTTGCCGACCGCATCCGGAACGAAGTAGGTTCCGCGTACCGGACCGGTGTTGTCGCGGTGGGAGCGATTTCGTCATACGACGACGCCAACTCGGTGCTGCTCGCCGGGCGCGCCGACTTGGTGGCCATTGGGCGCACCCATCTCTACGACCCGCACTGGACCCTGCATGCGGCGGCCGACCAGGACTACAGCGGGCCGGGCAGCGACTGGATCGAGCAGTTCAAAGCCGGCAGCCGCAAGCCGCCGACCGGCAACACCGAGAAGCCGCGTCCGCGCCTGGAACTCATGCGTAACAACATCGCGTCGCCGCCGCCCCGGCGGTGGACGCCGGCAACGATGAGTAGCTCGTGA